From the genome of Streptomyces sp. NBC_01260, one region includes:
- a CDS encoding amino acid ABC transporter permease: protein MSSVLYDAQGPRAKRRNILYTVLFVLVAAVVVWWVYDGLASKHQLDWIKWKPFFTSSQPWETYLWPGLWNTLKAAFFALIIALPLGALFGIGRLSDHRWMRAPSGVVVEFFRAIPVLILMIIANAMYSEYTSISTDTRPLYAVITGLVLYNASVLAEIVRAGIQTLPQGQTDAAKAIGMRKGQTMVFVLLPQAVTAMLPAIVSQLVVIVKDTALGGAMMTFPELLASVRPMSANYGANTIACFTVIALIYIAVNFSLTSFASWLERRLRQRKKSDGKKGAPTTVGEPVLVMDSTSA, encoded by the coding sequence ATGAGCTCCGTCCTCTATGACGCCCAGGGACCGCGCGCCAAACGGCGCAACATCCTCTACACGGTCCTGTTCGTCCTCGTCGCCGCGGTCGTGGTGTGGTGGGTGTACGACGGCCTCGCCTCCAAGCACCAGCTCGACTGGATCAAGTGGAAGCCCTTCTTCACCAGCTCCCAGCCGTGGGAGACGTACCTCTGGCCAGGGCTCTGGAACACGCTGAAGGCGGCGTTCTTCGCGCTGATCATCGCGCTGCCGCTGGGAGCCCTGTTCGGTATCGGCCGGCTTTCGGACCACCGGTGGATGCGGGCGCCGTCCGGTGTGGTGGTGGAGTTCTTCCGGGCCATTCCGGTGCTGATCCTGATGATCATCGCAAACGCGATGTACTCCGAGTACACGAGCATCAGCACCGACACCCGTCCCCTGTACGCCGTGATCACCGGACTGGTGCTCTACAACGCGTCGGTGCTCGCCGAGATCGTGCGCGCCGGCATCCAGACCCTCCCGCAGGGGCAGACCGACGCCGCCAAGGCGATCGGCATGCGCAAGGGCCAGACGATGGTCTTCGTGCTGCTGCCTCAGGCGGTCACCGCGATGCTCCCCGCGATCGTCAGCCAGCTCGTGGTCATCGTGAAGGACACCGCCTTGGGTGGCGCGATGATGACGTTCCCCGAACTGCTGGCGTCCGTCCGGCCGATGTCGGCCAACTACGGGGCGAACACCATCGCGTGCTTCACCGTCATCGCCCTGATCTACATCGCGGTGAATTTCTCCCTCACCTCGTTCGCGAGCTGGCTGGAGCGGCGGCTGCGGCAACGGAAGAAGAGCGACGGCAAGAAGGGCGCACCGACGACGGTCGGTGAGCCGGTGCTCGTCATGGACTCGACCTCCGCCTGA
- a CDS encoding putative leader peptide codes for MTDTDVRLWRRVHMDLLRYAGCVCRPSC; via the coding sequence ATGACCGACACCGATGTGCGCCTGTGGCGGAGGGTCCATATGGACCTGCTCCGCTATGCGGGCTGCGTGTGTCGCCCGTCCTGCTGA
- a CDS encoding cysteine dioxygenase: MSASPSPVSVRTSASGPTAAELLDFVRRTAADEGLIASLPLDPEGRTWTRLDGPGGSEAWLIGWPPGTGTGWHDHADSIGAFLTASGTLKEHSLAARLPTDGWRTLELTEDIDLSRELAPGRGRAFGRHHVHEVLNESATEHAVSVHAYYPPLPQIRRYSRTGAVLRLEQTERPEDWQ; the protein is encoded by the coding sequence TTGTCTGCCTCTCCCTCCCCTGTTTCCGTACGCACGTCCGCTTCCGGTCCGACGGCCGCGGAACTACTCGACTTCGTCCGCCGTACCGCCGCGGACGAAGGCCTCATCGCCTCGCTCCCCCTCGATCCCGAGGGCCGGACCTGGACCCGGCTCGACGGGCCCGGCGGCAGTGAGGCCTGGCTGATCGGCTGGCCGCCCGGCACCGGCACCGGCTGGCACGACCACGCCGACTCGATCGGCGCCTTCCTGACCGCGAGCGGCACGCTCAAGGAGCACTCGCTCGCGGCGCGGCTGCCCACCGACGGGTGGAGGACCCTGGAACTGACCGAGGACATCGACCTCTCACGGGAGTTGGCGCCAGGCCGGGGCAGGGCCTTCGGCAGGCACCATGTGCACGAGGTGCTGAACGAATCCGCCACGGAGCACGCCGTATCCGTCCACGCGTACTATCCGCCGCTGCCACAGATCCGGCGCTACAGCCGCACCGGTGCGGTGCTCCGTCTCGAACAGACCGAACGTCCGGAGGACTGGCAGTGA
- a CDS encoding rhodanese-like domain-containing protein, whose protein sequence is MSDEPHDGTERVGAEPTGTRRVGTEPVGTKPVGIDELLERVRSGYERLEPDEAGAAAAQGALLVDIRYAELRTRDGLIPGALVVERNELEWRLDPQGSHRAAEAVSHGLRIVVICDEGYASSLAVESLHRLGLHRATDLVGGFQAWRAAGLPVDA, encoded by the coding sequence GTGAGCGACGAACCGCACGACGGCACGGAACGGGTCGGCGCCGAGCCGACCGGTACGCGACGGGTTGGTACGGAGCCTGTTGGTACGAAGCCGGTCGGGATCGATGAGCTCCTGGAGCGGGTCCGGTCCGGGTACGAGCGGCTCGAACCCGATGAGGCCGGCGCGGCGGCTGCCCAGGGGGCCCTGCTCGTCGACATCCGCTATGCGGAGCTGCGTACCCGGGACGGGCTGATCCCGGGCGCGCTGGTCGTCGAGCGCAATGAGCTGGAGTGGCGGCTGGACCCACAGGGGAGCCATCGCGCGGCGGAGGCGGTGAGTCACGGTCTCCGGATCGTGGTGATCTGCGACGAGGGCTACGCGTCGAGCCTCGCCGTCGAGTCCCTGCACCGGCTCGGGCTGCACCGGGCAACCGATCTGGTCGGCGGCTTCCAGGCCTGGCGCGCGGCGGGGCTCCCGGTCGACGCATGA
- a CDS encoding FAD-dependent monooxygenase translates to MDPVIIVGAGPVGLVLSLALAAQGVPSVLLDEDPGKDETRPARTVVLREDTAALVERLGCKALQDEGLRWSGWRSLRRKQLVRELPLGEGAPSGNPPAAPVHVPQHALVRGLRDAVAAQDLVRTTGPSRIDTLEQDPAGVTVHTREPGSTWWRGSYLVGCDGARSTVRKLLDIRFPGRTAVERHAVAALRTELPWPGEAVLHRLPPWRTGGAEVTARPLPDDVWRLDWLLPPRGELVTPDVLVARVRDTLAGWCGETPPYELLDTGVYTLHHRLARRWRVKRAFLAGDAAHLLGALGTQGLDEGLRDAENLAWKLALAWHHGASDVLLDSYQAERRAAVASRLRAADQSLPILRGGGGLRTLVPGSARGHDSLLTDGHLGCGPLGAPPSYSLSPLAPPRAEAHVSVGTPPGAPVADVRVTAPDGTRVGLRERLGQGQLLVVLVAPGTGVWDRRHWMRAGVMPRLVEAVDALPVKGELLVAESYPGAPAHTVLLVRPDGHLVESFGGVRPADLLAAAEAARGGAARTSERSDRTADIN, encoded by the coding sequence GTGGACCCGGTGATCATCGTCGGTGCCGGGCCGGTCGGCCTGGTGCTGTCGCTCGCCCTCGCGGCACAGGGAGTGCCTTCCGTGCTCCTCGACGAGGACCCCGGCAAGGACGAGACACGCCCGGCCCGCACGGTCGTGCTCCGGGAGGACACCGCAGCCCTGGTGGAGCGGCTCGGCTGCAAGGCGCTCCAGGACGAGGGCCTTCGCTGGTCCGGCTGGCGGTCCCTGCGCCGCAAGCAGCTGGTACGCGAACTGCCGCTCGGCGAAGGCGCCCCGTCGGGGAACCCGCCGGCCGCCCCCGTCCATGTCCCGCAGCATGCGCTGGTGCGCGGACTGCGGGACGCGGTGGCCGCGCAGGACCTCGTCCGGACGACGGGGCCCAGCCGGATCGACACGCTGGAGCAGGACCCGGCCGGGGTCACCGTGCACACCAGGGAGCCCGGTTCGACCTGGTGGCGGGGGAGTTACCTGGTCGGCTGCGACGGGGCGCGGTCCACTGTGCGCAAGCTCCTCGACATCCGGTTCCCCGGACGTACGGCGGTGGAGCGGCATGCCGTCGCCGCACTGCGCACCGAACTGCCCTGGCCGGGCGAGGCCGTACTGCACCGGCTGCCGCCCTGGCGCACCGGTGGCGCCGAGGTGACCGCACGGCCGCTGCCGGACGATGTCTGGCGGCTGGACTGGCTGCTGCCGCCACGTGGCGAGCTCGTCACGCCCGATGTCCTGGTCGCCCGGGTCCGGGACACCCTGGCGGGCTGGTGCGGCGAGACGCCCCCGTACGAGCTGCTGGACACCGGCGTCTACACGCTGCACCACCGGCTCGCCCGGCGGTGGCGGGTGAAGCGGGCCTTCCTCGCCGGGGACGCCGCCCATCTGCTGGGCGCGCTCGGCACCCAGGGGCTGGACGAGGGGCTGCGGGACGCCGAGAACCTGGCCTGGAAACTGGCGCTGGCCTGGCATCACGGCGCGTCCGACGTGCTCCTGGACAGCTACCAGGCCGAGCGACGGGCCGCGGTCGCCTCGCGGCTCCGCGCCGCCGACCAGTCGCTGCCGATACTGCGGGGCGGCGGCGGACTGCGGACCCTGGTCCCTGGGAGCGCACGGGGGCACGATTCGCTGCTCACCGACGGACATCTGGGCTGCGGCCCCCTCGGTGCGCCCCCTTCATACTCCCTGTCCCCCCTTGCGCCCCCACGCGCCGAGGCGCACGTCTCCGTGGGTACGCCCCCCGGTGCGCCGGTCGCCGATGTGCGGGTGACTGCGCCGGACGGCACGCGCGTAGGGCTCCGGGAGCGGCTGGGACAGGGGCAGCTGCTGGTGGTCCTGGTGGCCCCCGGCACCGGTGTGTGGGACCGGCGGCACTGGATGCGGGCGGGGGTCATGCCCCGGCTCGTCGAGGCGGTGGACGCCCTGCCGGTGAAGGGTGAACTGCTGGTGGCGGAGAGCTATCCGGGGGCGCCCGCGCACACCGTTCTGCTGGTCAGGCCGGACGGTCACCTCGTGGAGTCGTTCGGCGGGGTACGGCCCGCGGACCTCCTCGCGGCGGCGGAAGCGGCGCGCGGCGGCGCGGCCCGCACCTCCGAACGCTCCGACCGCACCGCAGACATCAATTGA